The bacterium DNA segment TATTAGCAATATTTATTTATCTAATTTGCTCATTCCTTAGCAAAAGATTACCACCGGGCATTATTATTCCCATAGATTATCCTGGAGAGCGGAAGATACATAAAACTCCGACACCCTGCTCGGGAGGAATGTTCATTTTTTTCTCAATCTATATCTCTCTAATAATAACTTTTTCCCTTTATCCGAACATTTTCTTTAAAGATTGGCCAGGCTACACTTATACCTCCTTTATCTTTTGTGGTATGGGAATATTAATTCTTGGTCTCTGGGATGACCATAAGGACATTAAATCATTTGTTAAATTGGTATTCCAAATATGTATTTGTTCAATAGCGGTAATGGCGGGTATAAAGTTTAAAATCGTTGATCTGGAAATCCTTAATATTATCCTGAAGTTTATTCTGGTTTCTCATTTTTATAAATGGGATGAATCTGATTGATGGAATTGATGGTCTTGCGTCTGGAATTACATTTATCGTGACTATATTTTTGCTCTTTAATGAAGGATTTGAATTTACACCTTTAGCCTCCATTCTTTCTGGAGCAGTATTAATATTCTTTATCTTCAACCTATCAAAAAAGATATTTTTAGGCAATTCCGGCAGTATGTTATTAGGATTTTTACTTGCCGCCATTTCTATCTTTATATCAAATAAGGGAGAAAAAACAGATGTTTTATCGATTACTATTTTATGTTTTGGAGTTCCTGTATTCGATATTATAGCCGCTATTATAAGAAGGACAAAAGAAGGTAGGTCTATATTTATGGGGGATGGAAGACATATTCACATTATTTACTCAAAAAGGGCTTTCCCAATACAATGGTACTCTTATTCCTTCTTGGAGGCACTTTTATCTTAGGGTGTATATCTTTATTTATCTTCAAGTAGAGAGATATAGCACTTATTAATCAAAATTTGACCCCGATATGGTTATGAAATTCCAAATCACAAATTCCAAATTCCAAACAAATTCGGTAACCGTTCAGCCACAGAGGCACAGAGTTCACAGAGAATTAGAGAAATTAGCCACAAATGGACACGAATTAACCTGTAACATTCGATAAATGGTAATTGTTCAGGTAACAGGAATAATATTGAATATCGAATGTAGAATGATGAAGTTTCTGGATTTTTCTGTTTGGCCATTTTTATACTTTGAACATTCTACATTCGATATTCTACATTCTACATTCAATATTTTGTAAGCCAGAAGTGAGGCTAAAACCTCGCACTACAAATCTTTTTATTATTCGTGTTCATTCGTGGTTATATATTCCCTCTGTGTTCTGTGTGACTCTGTGGCTATATCCCTGAACGGTTACCCATTTTCCGCTGTCACATCCTGTTCATCATACTAATTTCAATCTACACTCATTAACAACCTTTTGCCAGGGAAAGCCGGGATGAAGGTCAGATTTATCCCTTCGCAGATGGTGGTGCCCAAGAATACCGCTAAATTGTCGATAGCTATCATCTGCATCAAAATGATTAGCTGGTGTCTGCCTGGGAATCTTAAATTGTTCGCAGAGTCCATTAATTAACCCAATCACAGATGAAATCTGGGCATCAGAGTATGCATCAAAAAATCGGTATCCTCTCCAGGGTACTCCATTATCATAATAGGGTTGTGTAAATAATGTCCGTTCTGAGACCTTGCCAAAGCAATAGAGTTTGCCCTCTCTTTGAATTAAACCACCTTCACTGGCA contains these protein-coding regions:
- a CDS encoding MraY family glycosyltransferase, which translates into the protein MNLIDGIDGLASGITFIVTIFLLFNEGFEFTPLASILSGAVLIFFIFNLSKKIFLGNSGSMLLGFLLAAISIFISNKGEKTDVLSITILCFGVPVFDIIAAIIRRTKEGRSIFMGDGRHIHIIYSKRAFPIQWYSYSFLEALLS